A region from the Mycolicibacterium litorale genome encodes:
- a CDS encoding amidase, whose amino-acid sequence MPESPPYHRSIRDLTDAYARGTLSPVDVAEAVLDRIEQLDGELHAYVTVTADLARSQARAAAERYGRGETAPLLGVPLSVKDAFHLADTETSLGSLTQRGRIARSDSGVVARLRAAGAVMPGKTNVPEFCQSATTENRLGPDTGNPWDPARTSGGSSGGAAASVGAGLATAAVGSDGGGSIRIPAAFCGLVGFKPTTGICADERGFRAMTDFATAGPLTWTVDDARIVAEVLCGQPLAADTASRLRIGYCPRPGGHPVERPILDILGRVAGVLSDLGHEVTDCEVPVAGWRDIFGPLILDDELRERQHLLAQPDILTGYQRATLRAAENLTSAEVGKARTELEKYRARMDAYLTRFDVVLTPTVACVAFPHRDRPSYIAGAPVDWLWGPFPFTAPFNVAATPAITLPVGLSDGLPVGAQLIAARGRDAELLRIAESLEDAVAFDHGPVRDRWDLERRAAHSIAESVS is encoded by the coding sequence GTGCCTGAATCACCGCCCTACCACCGGTCGATCCGTGACCTCACCGACGCCTACGCCCGCGGCACACTCAGCCCGGTCGACGTGGCGGAGGCCGTCCTCGACCGCATCGAGCAGCTCGACGGCGAACTGCACGCGTACGTCACGGTGACCGCCGACCTCGCCCGCAGCCAGGCCCGTGCCGCGGCCGAACGCTATGGGCGCGGGGAAACCGCTCCGCTGCTGGGTGTCCCGCTGTCGGTCAAGGACGCCTTCCACCTCGCCGACACCGAGACGTCGTTGGGATCCCTGACCCAGCGCGGCCGGATCGCGCGCTCCGATTCCGGGGTCGTCGCCCGGCTGCGCGCGGCCGGGGCGGTCATGCCGGGCAAGACGAACGTTCCCGAGTTCTGCCAGTCGGCGACCACCGAGAACCGACTGGGCCCGGACACCGGCAATCCGTGGGACCCCGCGCGGACCTCCGGCGGGTCGAGCGGCGGAGCCGCGGCCTCGGTGGGCGCCGGCCTGGCGACGGCCGCGGTCGGGTCCGACGGCGGCGGTTCGATCCGCATTCCCGCGGCGTTCTGCGGGTTGGTGGGGTTCAAACCGACCACCGGGATCTGCGCCGACGAGCGGGGATTCCGCGCGATGACCGATTTCGCCACGGCGGGCCCGCTGACCTGGACGGTCGACGACGCACGCATCGTGGCCGAGGTCCTGTGCGGGCAACCGCTCGCCGCGGACACGGCGTCCCGGCTGCGGATCGGATACTGCCCCCGGCCGGGCGGCCATCCGGTCGAACGTCCGATCCTCGACATCCTCGGGCGGGTGGCCGGCGTGCTGTCCGATCTGGGTCACGAGGTGACCGACTGTGAGGTGCCCGTCGCGGGATGGCGCGACATCTTCGGCCCGTTGATCCTCGACGACGAACTGCGCGAACGCCAGCACCTGCTGGCGCAGCCGGACATCTTGACCGGTTACCAACGGGCCACGCTGCGCGCCGCCGAGAACCTCACCAGCGCCGAGGTCGGCAAGGCCCGCACCGAACTGGAGAAGTACCGCGCCCGGATGGACGCCTACCTCACCCGTTTCGACGTCGTGCTGACCCCGACGGTGGCGTGTGTGGCCTTCCCGCACCGCGACCGGCCCAGCTACATCGCCGGTGCCCCCGTCGACTGGCTGTGGGGTCCGTTCCCGTTCACCGCGCCGTTCAACGTGGCGGCCACACCGGCCATCACGCTGCCGGTCGGCCTGTCCGACGGCCTGCCCGTCGGCGCCCAGCTGATCGCGGCACGCGGACGCGACGCCGAGCTGCTCCGGATCGCCGAATCCCTCGAAGACGCGGTCGCTTTCGACCACGGGCCGGTGCGGGACCGGTGGGATCTCGAGCGGCGCGCTGCTCATTCGATCGCGGAGTCGGTGTCGTGA